A stretch of Chionomys nivalis chromosome 2, mChiNiv1.1, whole genome shotgun sequence DNA encodes these proteins:
- the Qpctl gene encoding glutaminyl-peptide cyclotransferase-like protein isoform X2, whose product MSLGSRGRPRQRPGDRGLMQPPSLSKRRLIPRVRLLPLLLFALALGLAFYIVWNGWHPGVQELSRNRDLRAALIGSLPEAKLRRVVGQLDPQRLWGTFLRPLLVVRPPGSPGNLQVRKFLEATLRSLSAGWHVELDPFTASTPLGPLDFGNVVATLDPGAARHLTLACHYDSKFFPPGSPPFVGATDSAVPCALLLELAQAFDVMLSRVKQQAAPVTLQLLFLDGEEALKEWGPRDSLYGSRHLAQIMESIPHSPGPTRIQAIELFVLLDLLGAPSPIFFSHFPRTARWFQRLRSIEKRLHRLNLLQSHPQEVMYFQPGEPPGPVEDDHIPFLRRGVPVLHLIATPFPAVWHTPADTEANLHPPTVHNLSRILAVFLAEYLGL is encoded by the exons ATGAGTCTCGGGAGCCGCGGGCGGCCCCGACAGCGACCCGGGGATCGGGGCCTCATGCAGCCACCCTCTCTTTCCAAGCGCCGCCTGATACCGCGAGTGcggctcctgcctctgctgctgtttGCGCTGGCCCTGGGCTTGGCCTTTTACATCGTCTGGAACGGATGGCACCCTGGGGTTCAGGAGCTGTCACGGAACCGGGATCTGCGG GCCGCGCTGATTGGAAGCCTTCCAGAAGCCAAGCTGCGGAGGGTGGTAGGGCAGCTGGATCCGCAGCGTCTCTGGGGAACTTTCCTGCGTCCCCTGTTGGTTGTGCGACCCCCGGGTAGTCCTGGCAATCTCCAAGTGAGAAAG TTCCTGGAGGCCACGCTGCGATCCCTGTCAGCAGGCTGGCATGTGGAACTGGACCCTTTCACAGCTTCAACACCCTTGGGGCCACTGGACTTCGGGAACGTGGTGGCCACACTTGATCCGGGAGCTGCCCGGCACCTCACCCTTGCCTGCCATTATGACTCTAAGTTCTTCCCTCCTGGGTCCCCCCCCTTTGTGGGGGCCACAGATTCAGCTGTTCCCTGTGCCCTGCTTCTGGAGCTAGCCCAGGCCTTCGATGTGATGCTGAGCAGAGTCAAGCAGCAG GCAGCACCAGTGACCCTGCAGCTGCTCTTCTTGGATGGGGAGGAGGCGCTGAAGGAGTGGGGACCACGGGACTCCCTTTATGGCTCCCGGCACTTAGCTCAGATCATGGAGTCTATACCACACAGCCCTGGCCCCACTAGGATCCAGGCTATT GAACTCTTTGTCCTTCTTGATCTTCTGGGAGCACCCAGTCCAATCTTCTTCAGTCACTTCCCCCGCACAGCCCGCTGGTTCCAACGACTAAGGAGCATTG AGAAGCGCCTTCACCGTCTGAACCTGCTGCAGTCTCATCCACAGGAAGTGATGTACTTCCAACCGGGAGAGCCCCCTGGCCCTGTGGAAGATGACCACATCCCTTTCCTCCGCAGAG GGGTCCCCGTGCTCCACCTCATCGCCACGCCCTTCCCTGctgtgtggcacacacctgctgACACCGAGGCCAACCTTCACCCGCCCACTGTGCACAACCTGAGCCGCATCCTCGCTGTGTTTCTGGCTGAGTACCTGGGACTCTAG
- the Qpctl gene encoding glutaminyl-peptide cyclotransferase-like protein isoform X1 translates to MSLGSRGRPRQRPGDRGLMQPPSLSKRRLIPRVRLLPLLLFALALGLAFYIVWNGWHPGVQELSRNRDLRAALIGSLPEAKLRRVVGQLDPQRLWGTFLRPLLVVRPPGSPGNLQVRKFLEATLRSLSAGWHVELDPFTASTPLGPLDFGNVVATLDPGAARHLTLACHYDSKFFPPGSPPFVGATDSAVPCALLLELAQAFDVMLSRVKQQAAPVTLQLLFLDGEEALKEWGPRDSLYGSRHLAQIMESIPHSPGPTRIQAIELFVLLDLLGAPSPIFFSHFPRTARWFQRLRSIEKRLHRLNLLQSHPQEVMYFQPGEPPGPVEDDHIPFLRRGTFWGQGYKEASSPGLGPAGKWSALISSSVKWGEWGARICKYTSRFDSELSPVHSKPPCCLLHYSISSLIPSVSASTGRCREGGTACPMGLRSPVSVLTQGNIQRSGSQ, encoded by the exons ATGAGTCTCGGGAGCCGCGGGCGGCCCCGACAGCGACCCGGGGATCGGGGCCTCATGCAGCCACCCTCTCTTTCCAAGCGCCGCCTGATACCGCGAGTGcggctcctgcctctgctgctgtttGCGCTGGCCCTGGGCTTGGCCTTTTACATCGTCTGGAACGGATGGCACCCTGGGGTTCAGGAGCTGTCACGGAACCGGGATCTGCGG GCCGCGCTGATTGGAAGCCTTCCAGAAGCCAAGCTGCGGAGGGTGGTAGGGCAGCTGGATCCGCAGCGTCTCTGGGGAACTTTCCTGCGTCCCCTGTTGGTTGTGCGACCCCCGGGTAGTCCTGGCAATCTCCAAGTGAGAAAG TTCCTGGAGGCCACGCTGCGATCCCTGTCAGCAGGCTGGCATGTGGAACTGGACCCTTTCACAGCTTCAACACCCTTGGGGCCACTGGACTTCGGGAACGTGGTGGCCACACTTGATCCGGGAGCTGCCCGGCACCTCACCCTTGCCTGCCATTATGACTCTAAGTTCTTCCCTCCTGGGTCCCCCCCCTTTGTGGGGGCCACAGATTCAGCTGTTCCCTGTGCCCTGCTTCTGGAGCTAGCCCAGGCCTTCGATGTGATGCTGAGCAGAGTCAAGCAGCAG GCAGCACCAGTGACCCTGCAGCTGCTCTTCTTGGATGGGGAGGAGGCGCTGAAGGAGTGGGGACCACGGGACTCCCTTTATGGCTCCCGGCACTTAGCTCAGATCATGGAGTCTATACCACACAGCCCTGGCCCCACTAGGATCCAGGCTATT GAACTCTTTGTCCTTCTTGATCTTCTGGGAGCACCCAGTCCAATCTTCTTCAGTCACTTCCCCCGCACAGCCCGCTGGTTCCAACGACTAAGGAGCATTG AGAAGCGCCTTCACCGTCTGAACCTGCTGCAGTCTCATCCACAGGAAGTGATGTACTTCCAACCGGGAGAGCCCCCTGGCCCTGTGGAAGATGACCACATCCCTTTCCTCCGCAGAGGTACTTTCTGGGGCCAGGGCTACAAGGAAGCCTCCTCCCCAGGGCTAGGGCCTGCTGGCAAGTGGTCAGCCttgatttcttcatctgtaaagtgGGGAGAATGGGGGGCACGAATATGCAAATACACATCAAGGTTTGACTCAGAGCTGAGCCCAGTGCACAGCAAGCCACCGTGCTGCCTCTTGCATTATTCCATTTCTTCACTGATTCCTTCAGTGAGTGCTTCTACAGGTAGGTGTAGGGAGGGAGGAACTGCGTGTCCAATGGGCCTCAGATCACCTGTTTCTGTGCTTACACAGGGAAATATACAAAGATCAGGATCCCAATGA
- the Snrpd2 gene encoding small nuclear ribonucleoprotein Sm D2: MSLLNKPKSEMTPEELQKREEEEFNTGPLSVLTQSVKNNTQVLINCRNNKKLLGRVKAFDRHCNMVLENVKEMWTEVPKSGKGKKKSKPVNKDRYISKMFLRGDSVIVVLRNPLIAGK, translated from the exons AT GAGTCTCCTCAATAAACCCAAGAGTGAGATGACCCCAGAGGAACTGCAGAagcgggaggaggaggaattcAACACAGGCCCCCTCTCGGTGCTCACACAGTCGGTCAAGAACAACACACAGGTGCTCATTAACTGTCGCAACAACAAGAAGCTCCTGGGGCGGGTGAAGGCCTTTGACAG GCACtgcaacatggtgctggagaatgtgAAGGAGATGTGGACTGAGGTCCCCAAGAGCGGCAAGGGCAAGAAGAAGTCCAAGCCTGTCAACAAGGACCGCTACATCTCCAAGATGTTCCTGCGCGGGGACTCAGTCATCGTGGTGCTACGGAACCCGCTCATCGCCGGCAAGTAG
- the Gipr gene encoding gastric inhibitory polypeptide receptor, which translates to MPLRLRLLLLCLWGLPLQKAETDSERQTGELYQRWELYGRECQEALEAADPPSGVVCNGSFDTYVCWDYTAANTTAQVPCPWYLPWYRHVASGYVFRQCGSDGQWGSWRDHTQCESPETNGAFQDQRLILERLQVVYTVGYSLSLATLVLALLILSLFRRLHCTRNYIHMNLFTSFMLRAAAILTRDRLLPALGRYTEDQTLTLWSQALAACRTAQIVTQYCVGANYTWLLVEGVYLHHLLVIVGGSEKGNFRCYLLLGWGAPVLFVIPWVIVRYLLENTRCWERNEVKAIWWIIRTPILITILINFLIFIRILGILLSKLRTRQMRCPDYRLRLARSTLTLVPLLGVHEVVFAPVMEEQAEGALRLAKLAFEIFLSSFQGFLVSLLYCFINKEVQLEIRRGWRHCLLHLSLRDEHPRPQVEIGPPALPLRSAPREVPIGGSLPSGSLHMPGDEVLESYC; encoded by the exons ATGCCCCTGAGGCTTCGGCTTCTGCTGCTGTGTCTGTGGGGACTGCCACTCCAGAAGGCGGAG aCAGACTCTGAGAGACAGACGGGGGAGCTGTACCAGCGCTGGGAGCTCTACGGCAGGGAGTGCCAGGAGGCCCTGGAGGCTGCAGATCCTCCCTCAG GCGTGGTCTGTAACGGGTCCTTCGACACGTACGTCTGCTGGGACTACACGGCCGCCAACACCACTGCCCAGGTGCCCTGCCCCTGGTATCTGCCCTGGTATCGCCACG TGGCTTCAGGCTACGTCTTCCGTCAGTGTGGCAGTGATGGCCAGTGGGGGTCATGGAGAGATCACACCCAGTGTGAGAGTCCAGAGACGAATGGGGCCTTTCAG GACCAAAGGCTGATCCTGGAGCGCCTGCAGGTCGTGTATACAGTCGGCTACTCCCTGTCCCTGGCCACGCTCGTGCTAGCCCTCCTCATCTTAAGCTTGTTCAG GCGGCTACACTGCACTCGTAATTACATCCACATGAACTTGTTCACGTCCTTCATGCTGCGGGCAGCGGCCATCCTCACCCGAGACCGGCTGCTGCCTGCACTGGGCCGCTACACAGAGGATCAGACTCTTACCCTGTGGAGCCAG GCTCTGGCTGCCTGCCGCACAGCCCAGATCGTGACCCAGTACTGCGTGGGTGCCAACTACACCTGGCTGCTGGTGGAGGGTGTGTACCTACACCATCTGCTGGTGATCGTAGGAGGCTCAGAAAAGGGCAACTTCCGCTGCTACCTGCTTCTTGGCTGGG GGGCCCCCGTGCTTTTCGTCATTCCTTGGGTGATCGTCAGGTACCTGTTGGAGAACACGCG GTGCTGGGAGCGCAACGAAGTCAAAGCCATTTGGTGGATCATTCGCACCCCCATCCTAATAACCATCTTG ATCAATTTCCTCATCTTCATCCGCATCCTTGGCATCCTCTTGTCAAAGCTGAGGACACGGCAGATGCGGTGCCCCGACTACCGACTAAG GCTGGCTCGGTCCACGCTGACGCTGGTGCCCCTGCTGGGTGTCCACGAGGTGGTGTTTGCTCCCGTGATGGAGGAACAGGCTGAAGGCGCCCTGCGCCTTGCCAAACTGGCCTTTGAAATCTTCCTAAGTTCCTTTCAG GGCTTTCTGGTGAGCCTGCTCTACTGCTTCATcaacaaagag GTGCAGTTGGAGATCCGCCGAGGTTGGCGTCACTGCCTCCTGCATCTCAGTCTCCGCGATGAGCACCCCCGTCCGCAAGTGGAGATTGGCCCTCCGGCCCTGCCCTTGCGTTCTGCACCCCGGGAGGTCCCCATTGGCGGCTCCTTGCCCTCTGGGTCGCTGCACATGCCTGGAGATGAGGTCTTGGAAAGTTACTGCTAG